In Streptomyces sp. NBC_00344, the genomic window ACTCGACCACGATCCCGGCACCGGGCGCCGGAACAGAACTCACGGTGGCCACGGTCGCGGCCGGAGTGTAGGTGGGGAGCGCTGCCGCCTGCTTCACGTCGACGGCGACCGGCAGACTGCCGCCCTGCGCCGCCGTAATCGCTGCCTCACTCGCGTCGATACAGGCCAGCGTGCCATCGGTGGTGACGACGTAGAGCTTCTCGTCGTGGTATTGCATCGACAGGGCCGCGCCACCGCCAGTGCCGAGCTTCCACAACCGGGTGCCGTCCGCCGTGAAGCAGTAGACGGATGAGGCCAGGTCGCCGGCGAACACATACTCCCCGTCGGCCGAGGTCGCACACGAGTAGACCGCCGCATCGCAGTGGAAACTCGCCTCGCTCCGCCCGGTCGCCTTGGACAGCCGCTCGACGATCTGGCGGCCGGTGCCTGCGTACACCGCGGTGTCCTCCTGCCAGCCGAAGAGCACATTGCCGAAGGTCCTGGTGTGCCACAACTCGCCGCTGCCGTCCGCGGCGTAGGCCGTCACGCCGTCGGTGTGCCCGTGGTACACCGCGCGGTCGTCCGCGCGCACCATCCAGGCGTTGTTTCCGGTGGACCTGCGCGACCACTGGAATTCGTCCTCGTGGTCGATGACGGTGAGACCGCCGCTCCGGTCGGATACGTTCAGCACGCCCTCGTGGATGTCCAGCCAGAAAATGTCCACGTCGTCCGCGATCTCGTACGCGGCGAACGGCATCTTCGACGACAGGTCGTACACCTTGCCGTCGTCGCACCCGGCGTAGATCCAGAAG contains:
- a CDS encoding WGR domain-containing protein, whose product is MAAGQAGRTTYLELSQEDGGAHKFYEVTVDGTAVTVRYGRIGAEGQRQVSAFPTAEKAKAVAAKKVGEKVRKGYAPAVQGQRTARAVTRRQVTAAPSTARATAPVIWRFRTGASAFGIHIDEDHCWVGNQRGDVYTLGHDGEVLARFSLPDGVKCLVADDFWIYAGCDDGKVYDLSSKMPFAAYEIADDVDIFWLDIHEGVLNVSDRSGGLTVIDHEDEFQWSRRSTGNNAWMVRADDRAVYHGHTDGVTAYAADGSGELWHTRTFGNVLFGWQEDTAVYAGTGRQIVERLSKATGRSEASFHCDAAVYSCATSADGEYVFAGDLASSVYCFTADGTRLWKLGTGGGAALSMQYHDEKLYVVTTDGTLACIDASEAAITAAQGGSLPVAVDVKQAAALPTYTPAATVATVSSVPAPGAGIVVECVQAGGRLRVQVVSDGYDPSWHVQFPRAIRQPGARYVVEGLHSSAGGFYRVRGEIKRLV